In a single window of the Alosa sapidissima isolate fAloSap1 chromosome 18, fAloSap1.pri, whole genome shotgun sequence genome:
- the cntrob gene encoding centrobin isoform X1, with amino-acid sequence MSTDRVEDLLSDIEPFQSSPPPSPPPSLSKPLLSSILPSSLARSWPSSPLSVLASSREVTTRLYSSLQQSRVHGSTEEGVTRSFSELSIKPRQVSFKLSSASPEASQMSWFDTTPPFASDRPEHTEEEEEESTLSTSLSSEVVGLAKTHADLGPELEVGQLVEEMSANLKTSLSHSNSLQSGRRHIEDMENLRSHLQTMLKTRPAERREAPQHSQQFQDDSFGSEATTHLLNAPLFPSVSPPLSMTGLEDLFPRYTRLHSERAPPPLSGETQVLKESLERERTRRKHCEQQLSLLQNRTLALQQQLALAISADRKKDIMIEQLDKTLAKVVEGWRRHEQEKSEGVKRLQEEKDAAERAQTKQQETLAEFEKCLSQAAEALDREQKLKEELENSNKELEKQVLELRTSVDQLHEECQHLRAEGEEVRSEAERLQLQTQASRAQLEQQREQSSRRERELQEQFSQQARELETERLSGEQAQQDCEDLRGRLKEEMEQLEEMRRERDAARVDRALDQARFEAERSQLEVELKLSVEQQVTERLVHIQEENATSTSKLREQHRKQLLDLSCRHDREMSAQQTEFRAQLQEREDKLHAFTQQCDSKLSVMQEQLVSMATSKRRLEHQRAELVSRLQGMMRSHWTEALRLLANQGQLEGPLSPHCRWEGIGTHNFPVEENKTNCKRINTDSTHSTVPQAVVLHLSRERDGEMRGEREMGGGGESDNTVFNHSHIFTPLEPQLDETGLTALGNCDLDLWEKVRGEEGDRGRTGKGGQERTDTAEKEMNNRQQQREQQSHIHSTSEMLHPDPFQSPSQFKSLRQFHTSNQFHNSNQFQNLSQLQTTTQFPTSSQASSHFQSSGQFQNLAEAESMGHTLAQKTRPKSQPSSQDGPERAVQGQHSDHGSRPHQPPSHFRGHSASQSSSRLHTSNQSLSQAEVSSSSPEQRANHSSFSSEVYSSDLDRGPPVKHHSPPLKVKTVEGSSSLGQERHSELQYYITKLLDCSPGEPFLDAQVAALSQSARGPAGSPHSDPLSQLLKQPQANTQTMQHIQQLYNNLLRTEYEKNMAAVQSNLDQKLSKLEKSEQEAEPPQPCPVTAPRQPQQTMVNRVRKAGLGQGNRTGSTKVTAWR; translated from the exons ATGTCAACAGACAGAGTGGAGGACCTGCTGAGTGACATCGAACCTTTtcaatcctctcctcctccatcccctccgCCATCTCTCTCcaagcctctcctctcctctattttgCCGTCTTCCCTCGCTCGCTCCtggccctcctctcccctctctgtgcTAGCATCCTCACGTGAGGTCACCACCCGCCTCTACTCCTCCCTGCAGCAGAGCAGGGTGCACGGGTCCACAGAAGAAGGGGTCACACGCTCGTTCTCGGAGCTCTCCATCAAACCAAG GCAGGTGTCGTTTAAACTCTCCTCAGCCTCCCCAGAGGCGTCTCAAATGAGCTGGTTTGACACCACTCCCCCATTTGCCTCTGACAGGCCAGAGCacacggaggaggaggaggaggagtctaCTCTGAGCACAAGCCTCTCCTCTGAGGTGGTTGGGCTCGCAAAGACACATGCAGACCTGGGGCCAGAGTTAGAGGTAGGGCAGCTGGTTGAGGAGATGAGCGCAAATCTGAAGACAAGTCTCAGCCACAGCAACAGCTTACAG agtggccGACGACACATTGAGGACATGGAAAATTTGAGGAGTCACCTGCAGACCATGCTGAAAACGAGGCCAGCTGAGAGACGGG AGGCTCCACAACACAGCCAGCAGTTTCAAGATGACTCGTTTGGCAGTGAAGCAACAACTCACCTGCTGAA tgCTCCTCTGttcccctctgtctcccctcctctctccatgaCTGGTTTGGAAGACCTCTTCCCCCGCTATACCCGCTTGCACTCTGAACGCGCTCCACCGCCATTGTCAGGGGAGACACAGGTGTTGAAGGAGAGTCTGGAGCGTGAACGCACACGTCGAAAG cactGTGAGCAACAGCTGTCGTTGCTGCAGAACAGGACTCTTGCCCTGCAGCAACAGCTGGCCCTGGCTATCTCAGCTGACCGGAAGAAGGACATCATGATCGAGCAGTTAGAcaag ACGCTGGCGAAGGTGGTGGAAGGCTGGCGCCGGCATGAGCAAGagaagagtgagggagtgaagagACTCCAGGAGGAGAAGGATGCGGCAGAGAGGGCTCAAACCAAACAGCAGGAG acGCTGGCTGAATTTGAGAAGTGCCTCTCTCAGGCTGCAGAGGCTTTAGACAGAGAACAGAAGCTGAAAGAGGAGCTGGAAAACTCCAACAAAGAACTG GAAAAGCAAGTGTTGGAGCTGCGAACGTCTGTGGATCAGCTCCATGAAGAGTGCCAGCATCTGCGGGCAGAAGGGGAGGAGGTGAGGTCAGAGGCGGAGAGGCTCCAACTCCAGACCCAGGCCTCTCGCGCTCAGCTGGAGCAGCAGCGGGAGCAGAGCAGCCGCAGGGAGAGGGAGCTGCAGGAGCAATTCAGCCAGCAAGCGCGGGAGCTCGAGACGGAAAGG ctgagtGGTGAGCAGGCCCAGCAGGACTGTGAGGACCTGAGGGGTCGGCTgaaggaggagatggagcagctagaggagatgaggagggagagagacgctGCCAGAGTGGACCGAGCTCTGGACCAG GCTCGTTTTGAAGCAGAGCGTTCTCAGCTGGAGGTGGAACTGAAGCTGTCGGTGGAGCAGCAGGTTACTGAGAGACTCGTGCATATTCAAGAGGAGAATGCCACCAGCACCTCCAAGCTACGAGAACAACATAG aaagcAGCTGCTGGACCTAAGTTGTCGGCACGACAGGGAGATGTCAGCCCAGCAGACCGAGTTCAGAGCCCAGCTGCAGGAGCGTGAGGACAAGCTGCACGCCTTCACACAACAGTGCGATagcaa ACTGTCCGTAATGCAGGAGCAGCTGGTTTCCATGGCAACCAGCAAGCGGAGGCTCGAGCATCAGAGGGCAGAGCTAGTGTCTCGTCTGCAGGGCATGATGCGCTCCCATTGGACTGAGGCTTTGAGGTTGTTGGCCAACCAGGGTCAG ttggaAGGTCCCCTCTCGCCTCACTGTCGGTGGGAAGGTATTGGGACCCATAACTTTCCAGtggaagaaaataaaacaaattgcAAGCGAATCAACACAGACAGCACACATTCAACAG TCCCTCAGGCAGTGGTGCTCCATctgtccagagagagagatggagagatgagaggagagcgagagatgggaggaggaggagagtctGATAATACCGTCTTTAACCACAGTCACATCTTCACTCCCCTCGAACCGCAGCTGGATGAGACCGGCCTTAcag cgCTTGGCAACTGTGATCTGGACCTCTGGGAGAAAGTGCGAGGtgaagagggggatagagggaggacagggaagggaggacaggagagaacagacactgcagagaaagagatgaacaACAGGCAGCAGCAGCGGGAGCAGCAGAGTCACATTCATAGCACAAGTGAGATGCTCCACCCAGACCCTTTCCAGAGCCCAAGCCAGTTCAAGAGCTTAAGACAGTTCCACACATCCAATCAGTTCCACAACTCAAATCAGTTCCAGAACTTGAGCCAGCTCCAGACCACAACTCAGTTCCCCACCTCAAGTCAGGCATCGAGTCATTTCCAGAGCTCAGGTCAGTTCCAGAACTTGGCTGAGGCAGAGAGCATGGGTCACACCCTGGCCCAGAAAACTAGACCGAAATCTCAACCGTCCAGCCAGGATGGGCCTGAGCGTGCAGTCCAGGGCCAGCACAGCGACCATGGCTCAAGGCCACATCAGCCTCCCAGTCACTTCAGGGGTCACAGTGCCAGTCAGAGCTCCAGTCGCCTCCATACCAGCAACCAGAGCCTCAGCCAGGCAGAGGTTAGCTCCTCCTCCCCTGAACAACGAGCCAATCACAGTAGCTTCAGCTCGGAGGTGTACAGCAGTGATTTGGATAGAGGACCTCCAGTTAAACACCACAGCCCGCCCCTGAAAGTAAAAACTGTGGAGGGGTCGTCATCATTGGGGCAAGAGAGACATAGTGAGCTCCAGTACTATATCACCAAG CTTTTGGACTGTTCCCCTGGTGAGCCGTTCCTTGATGCGCAGGTGGCGGCCCTGTCCCAGAGCGCCAGAGGGCCAGCGGGAAGCCCACATTCAGACCCACTGAGCCAGCTGCTCAAGCAGCCCCAGGCCAACACCCAGACCATGCAGCACATTCAGCAGCTCTACAACAACCTGCTCAG GACTGAGTATGAGAAGAACATGGCTGCCGTCCAAAGTAACCTGGACCAGAAGCTTAGCAAGCTGGAGAAGAGTGAG CAGGAGGCAGAGCCACCACAGCCCTGTCCAGTCACAGCCCCGCGGCAACCACAGCAAACCATGGTCAACCGAGTACGCAAGGCCGGACTAGGCCAAGGGAACAGGACAGGGTCAACGAAGGTCACCGCATGGAGATGa
- the cntrob gene encoding centrobin isoform X2, which yields MSTDRVEDLLSDIEPFQSSPPPSPPPSLSKPLLSSILPSSLARSWPSSPLSVLASSREVTTRLYSSLQQSRVHGSTEEGVTRSFSELSIKPRQVSFKLSSASPEASQMSWFDTTPPFASDRPEHTEEEEEESTLSTSLSSEVVGLAKTHADLGPELEVGQLVEEMSANLKTSLSHSNSLQSGRRHIEDMENLRSHLQTMLKTRPAERREAPQHSQQFQDDSFGSEATTHLLNAPLFPSVSPPLSMTGLEDLFPRYTRLHSERAPPPLSGETQVLKESLERERTRRKHCEQQLSLLQNRTLALQQQLALAISADRKKDIMIEQLDKTLAKVVEGWRRHEQEKSEGVKRLQEEKDAAERAQTKQQETLAEFEKCLSQAAEALDREQKLKEELENSNKELEKQVLELRTSVDQLHEECQHLRAEGEEVRSEAERLQLQTQASRAQLEQQREQSSRRERELQEQFSQQARELETERLSGEQAQQDCEDLRGRLKEEMEQLEEMRRERDAARVDRALDQARFEAERSQLEVELKLSVEQQVTERLVHIQEENATSTSKLREQHRKQLLDLSCRHDREMSAQQTEFRAQLQEREDKLHAFTQQCDSKLSVMQEQLVSMATSKRRLEHQRAELVSRLQGMMRSHWTEALRLLANQGQLEGPLSPHCRWEGIGTHNFPVEENKTNCKRINTDSTHSTVPQAVVLHLSRERDGEMRGEREMGGGGESDNTVFNHSHIFTPLEPQLDETGLTALGNCDLDLWEKVRGEEGDRGRTGKGGQERTDTAEKEMNNRQQQREQQSHIHSTSEMLHPDPFQSPSQFKSLRQFHTSNQFHNSNQFQNLSQLQTTTQFPTSSQASSHFQSSGQFQNLAEAESMGHTLAQKTRPKSQPSSQDGPERAVQGQHSDHGSRPHQPPSHFRGHSASQSSSRLHTSNQSLSQAEVSSSSPEQRANHSSFSSEVYSSDLDRGPPVKHHSPPLKVKTVEGSSSLGQERHSELQYYITKLLDCSPGEPFLDAQVAALSQSARGPAGSPHSDPLSQLLKQPQANTQTMQHIQQLYNNLLRTEYEKNMAAVQSNLDQKLSKLEKSEEAEPPQPCPVTAPRQPQQTMVNRVRKAGLGQGNRTGSTKVTAWR from the exons ATGTCAACAGACAGAGTGGAGGACCTGCTGAGTGACATCGAACCTTTtcaatcctctcctcctccatcccctccgCCATCTCTCTCcaagcctctcctctcctctattttgCCGTCTTCCCTCGCTCGCTCCtggccctcctctcccctctctgtgcTAGCATCCTCACGTGAGGTCACCACCCGCCTCTACTCCTCCCTGCAGCAGAGCAGGGTGCACGGGTCCACAGAAGAAGGGGTCACACGCTCGTTCTCGGAGCTCTCCATCAAACCAAG GCAGGTGTCGTTTAAACTCTCCTCAGCCTCCCCAGAGGCGTCTCAAATGAGCTGGTTTGACACCACTCCCCCATTTGCCTCTGACAGGCCAGAGCacacggaggaggaggaggaggagtctaCTCTGAGCACAAGCCTCTCCTCTGAGGTGGTTGGGCTCGCAAAGACACATGCAGACCTGGGGCCAGAGTTAGAGGTAGGGCAGCTGGTTGAGGAGATGAGCGCAAATCTGAAGACAAGTCTCAGCCACAGCAACAGCTTACAG agtggccGACGACACATTGAGGACATGGAAAATTTGAGGAGTCACCTGCAGACCATGCTGAAAACGAGGCCAGCTGAGAGACGGG AGGCTCCACAACACAGCCAGCAGTTTCAAGATGACTCGTTTGGCAGTGAAGCAACAACTCACCTGCTGAA tgCTCCTCTGttcccctctgtctcccctcctctctccatgaCTGGTTTGGAAGACCTCTTCCCCCGCTATACCCGCTTGCACTCTGAACGCGCTCCACCGCCATTGTCAGGGGAGACACAGGTGTTGAAGGAGAGTCTGGAGCGTGAACGCACACGTCGAAAG cactGTGAGCAACAGCTGTCGTTGCTGCAGAACAGGACTCTTGCCCTGCAGCAACAGCTGGCCCTGGCTATCTCAGCTGACCGGAAGAAGGACATCATGATCGAGCAGTTAGAcaag ACGCTGGCGAAGGTGGTGGAAGGCTGGCGCCGGCATGAGCAAGagaagagtgagggagtgaagagACTCCAGGAGGAGAAGGATGCGGCAGAGAGGGCTCAAACCAAACAGCAGGAG acGCTGGCTGAATTTGAGAAGTGCCTCTCTCAGGCTGCAGAGGCTTTAGACAGAGAACAGAAGCTGAAAGAGGAGCTGGAAAACTCCAACAAAGAACTG GAAAAGCAAGTGTTGGAGCTGCGAACGTCTGTGGATCAGCTCCATGAAGAGTGCCAGCATCTGCGGGCAGAAGGGGAGGAGGTGAGGTCAGAGGCGGAGAGGCTCCAACTCCAGACCCAGGCCTCTCGCGCTCAGCTGGAGCAGCAGCGGGAGCAGAGCAGCCGCAGGGAGAGGGAGCTGCAGGAGCAATTCAGCCAGCAAGCGCGGGAGCTCGAGACGGAAAGG ctgagtGGTGAGCAGGCCCAGCAGGACTGTGAGGACCTGAGGGGTCGGCTgaaggaggagatggagcagctagaggagatgaggagggagagagacgctGCCAGAGTGGACCGAGCTCTGGACCAG GCTCGTTTTGAAGCAGAGCGTTCTCAGCTGGAGGTGGAACTGAAGCTGTCGGTGGAGCAGCAGGTTACTGAGAGACTCGTGCATATTCAAGAGGAGAATGCCACCAGCACCTCCAAGCTACGAGAACAACATAG aaagcAGCTGCTGGACCTAAGTTGTCGGCACGACAGGGAGATGTCAGCCCAGCAGACCGAGTTCAGAGCCCAGCTGCAGGAGCGTGAGGACAAGCTGCACGCCTTCACACAACAGTGCGATagcaa ACTGTCCGTAATGCAGGAGCAGCTGGTTTCCATGGCAACCAGCAAGCGGAGGCTCGAGCATCAGAGGGCAGAGCTAGTGTCTCGTCTGCAGGGCATGATGCGCTCCCATTGGACTGAGGCTTTGAGGTTGTTGGCCAACCAGGGTCAG ttggaAGGTCCCCTCTCGCCTCACTGTCGGTGGGAAGGTATTGGGACCCATAACTTTCCAGtggaagaaaataaaacaaattgcAAGCGAATCAACACAGACAGCACACATTCAACAG TCCCTCAGGCAGTGGTGCTCCATctgtccagagagagagatggagagatgagaggagagcgagagatgggaggaggaggagagtctGATAATACCGTCTTTAACCACAGTCACATCTTCACTCCCCTCGAACCGCAGCTGGATGAGACCGGCCTTAcag cgCTTGGCAACTGTGATCTGGACCTCTGGGAGAAAGTGCGAGGtgaagagggggatagagggaggacagggaagggaggacaggagagaacagacactgcagagaaagagatgaacaACAGGCAGCAGCAGCGGGAGCAGCAGAGTCACATTCATAGCACAAGTGAGATGCTCCACCCAGACCCTTTCCAGAGCCCAAGCCAGTTCAAGAGCTTAAGACAGTTCCACACATCCAATCAGTTCCACAACTCAAATCAGTTCCAGAACTTGAGCCAGCTCCAGACCACAACTCAGTTCCCCACCTCAAGTCAGGCATCGAGTCATTTCCAGAGCTCAGGTCAGTTCCAGAACTTGGCTGAGGCAGAGAGCATGGGTCACACCCTGGCCCAGAAAACTAGACCGAAATCTCAACCGTCCAGCCAGGATGGGCCTGAGCGTGCAGTCCAGGGCCAGCACAGCGACCATGGCTCAAGGCCACATCAGCCTCCCAGTCACTTCAGGGGTCACAGTGCCAGTCAGAGCTCCAGTCGCCTCCATACCAGCAACCAGAGCCTCAGCCAGGCAGAGGTTAGCTCCTCCTCCCCTGAACAACGAGCCAATCACAGTAGCTTCAGCTCGGAGGTGTACAGCAGTGATTTGGATAGAGGACCTCCAGTTAAACACCACAGCCCGCCCCTGAAAGTAAAAACTGTGGAGGGGTCGTCATCATTGGGGCAAGAGAGACATAGTGAGCTCCAGTACTATATCACCAAG CTTTTGGACTGTTCCCCTGGTGAGCCGTTCCTTGATGCGCAGGTGGCGGCCCTGTCCCAGAGCGCCAGAGGGCCAGCGGGAAGCCCACATTCAGACCCACTGAGCCAGCTGCTCAAGCAGCCCCAGGCCAACACCCAGACCATGCAGCACATTCAGCAGCTCTACAACAACCTGCTCAG GACTGAGTATGAGAAGAACATGGCTGCCGTCCAAAGTAACCTGGACCAGAAGCTTAGCAAGCTGGAGAAGAGTGAG GAGGCAGAGCCACCACAGCCCTGTCCAGTCACAGCCCCGCGGCAACCACAGCAAACCATGGTCAACCGAGTACGCAAGGCCGGACTAGGCCAAGGGAACAGGACAGGGTCAACGAAGGTCACCGCATGGAGATGa
- the cntrob gene encoding centrobin isoform X8: MSANLKTSLSHSNSLQSGRRHIEDMENLRSHLQTMLKTRPAERREAPQHSQQFQDDSFGSEATTHLLNAPLFPSVSPPLSMTGLEDLFPRYTRLHSERAPPPLSGETQVLKESLERERTRRKHCEQQLSLLQNRTLALQQQLALAISADRKKDIMIEQLDKTLAKVVEGWRRHEQEKSEGVKRLQEEKDAAERAQTKQQETLAEFEKCLSQAAEALDREQKLKEELENSNKELEKQVLELRTSVDQLHEECQHLRAEGEEVRSEAERLQLQTQASRAQLEQQREQSSRRERELQEQFSQQARELETERLSGEQAQQDCEDLRGRLKEEMEQLEEMRRERDAARVDRALDQARFEAERSQLEVELKLSVEQQVTERLVHIQEENATSTSKLREQHRKQLLDLSCRHDREMSAQQTEFRAQLQEREDKLHAFTQQCDSKLSVMQEQLVSMATSKRRLEHQRAELVSRLQGMMRSHWTEALRLLANQGQLEGPLSPHCRWEGIGTHNFPVEENKTNCKRINTDSTHSTVPQAVVLHLSRERDGEMRGEREMGGGGESDNTVFNHSHIFTPLEPQLDETGLTALGNCDLDLWEKVRGEEGDRGRTGKGGQERTDTAEKEMNNRQQQREQQSHIHSTSEMLHPDPFQSPSQFKSLRQFHTSNQFHNSNQFQNLSQLQTTTQFPTSSQASSHFQSSGQFQNLAEAESMGHTLAQKTRPKSQPSSQDGPERAVQGQHSDHGSRPHQPPSHFRGHSASQSSSRLHTSNQSLSQAEVSSSSPEQRANHSSFSSEVYSSDLDRGPPVKHHSPPLKVKTVEGSSSLGQERHSELQYYITKLLDCSPGEPFLDAQVAALSQSARGPAGSPHSDPLSQLLKQPQANTQTMQHIQQLYNNLLRTEYEKNMAAVQSNLDQKLSKLEKSEQEAEPPQPCPVTAPRQPQQTMVNRVRKAGLGQGNRTGSTKVTAWR; this comes from the exons ATGAGCGCAAATCTGAAGACAAGTCTCAGCCACAGCAACAGCTTACAG agtggccGACGACACATTGAGGACATGGAAAATTTGAGGAGTCACCTGCAGACCATGCTGAAAACGAGGCCAGCTGAGAGACGGG AGGCTCCACAACACAGCCAGCAGTTTCAAGATGACTCGTTTGGCAGTGAAGCAACAACTCACCTGCTGAA tgCTCCTCTGttcccctctgtctcccctcctctctccatgaCTGGTTTGGAAGACCTCTTCCCCCGCTATACCCGCTTGCACTCTGAACGCGCTCCACCGCCATTGTCAGGGGAGACACAGGTGTTGAAGGAGAGTCTGGAGCGTGAACGCACACGTCGAAAG cactGTGAGCAACAGCTGTCGTTGCTGCAGAACAGGACTCTTGCCCTGCAGCAACAGCTGGCCCTGGCTATCTCAGCTGACCGGAAGAAGGACATCATGATCGAGCAGTTAGAcaag ACGCTGGCGAAGGTGGTGGAAGGCTGGCGCCGGCATGAGCAAGagaagagtgagggagtgaagagACTCCAGGAGGAGAAGGATGCGGCAGAGAGGGCTCAAACCAAACAGCAGGAG acGCTGGCTGAATTTGAGAAGTGCCTCTCTCAGGCTGCAGAGGCTTTAGACAGAGAACAGAAGCTGAAAGAGGAGCTGGAAAACTCCAACAAAGAACTG GAAAAGCAAGTGTTGGAGCTGCGAACGTCTGTGGATCAGCTCCATGAAGAGTGCCAGCATCTGCGGGCAGAAGGGGAGGAGGTGAGGTCAGAGGCGGAGAGGCTCCAACTCCAGACCCAGGCCTCTCGCGCTCAGCTGGAGCAGCAGCGGGAGCAGAGCAGCCGCAGGGAGAGGGAGCTGCAGGAGCAATTCAGCCAGCAAGCGCGGGAGCTCGAGACGGAAAGG ctgagtGGTGAGCAGGCCCAGCAGGACTGTGAGGACCTGAGGGGTCGGCTgaaggaggagatggagcagctagaggagatgaggagggagagagacgctGCCAGAGTGGACCGAGCTCTGGACCAG GCTCGTTTTGAAGCAGAGCGTTCTCAGCTGGAGGTGGAACTGAAGCTGTCGGTGGAGCAGCAGGTTACTGAGAGACTCGTGCATATTCAAGAGGAGAATGCCACCAGCACCTCCAAGCTACGAGAACAACATAG aaagcAGCTGCTGGACCTAAGTTGTCGGCACGACAGGGAGATGTCAGCCCAGCAGACCGAGTTCAGAGCCCAGCTGCAGGAGCGTGAGGACAAGCTGCACGCCTTCACACAACAGTGCGATagcaa ACTGTCCGTAATGCAGGAGCAGCTGGTTTCCATGGCAACCAGCAAGCGGAGGCTCGAGCATCAGAGGGCAGAGCTAGTGTCTCGTCTGCAGGGCATGATGCGCTCCCATTGGACTGAGGCTTTGAGGTTGTTGGCCAACCAGGGTCAG ttggaAGGTCCCCTCTCGCCTCACTGTCGGTGGGAAGGTATTGGGACCCATAACTTTCCAGtggaagaaaataaaacaaattgcAAGCGAATCAACACAGACAGCACACATTCAACAG TCCCTCAGGCAGTGGTGCTCCATctgtccagagagagagatggagagatgagaggagagcgagagatgggaggaggaggagagtctGATAATACCGTCTTTAACCACAGTCACATCTTCACTCCCCTCGAACCGCAGCTGGATGAGACCGGCCTTAcag cgCTTGGCAACTGTGATCTGGACCTCTGGGAGAAAGTGCGAGGtgaagagggggatagagggaggacagggaagggaggacaggagagaacagacactgcagagaaagagatgaacaACAGGCAGCAGCAGCGGGAGCAGCAGAGTCACATTCATAGCACAAGTGAGATGCTCCACCCAGACCCTTTCCAGAGCCCAAGCCAGTTCAAGAGCTTAAGACAGTTCCACACATCCAATCAGTTCCACAACTCAAATCAGTTCCAGAACTTGAGCCAGCTCCAGACCACAACTCAGTTCCCCACCTCAAGTCAGGCATCGAGTCATTTCCAGAGCTCAGGTCAGTTCCAGAACTTGGCTGAGGCAGAGAGCATGGGTCACACCCTGGCCCAGAAAACTAGACCGAAATCTCAACCGTCCAGCCAGGATGGGCCTGAGCGTGCAGTCCAGGGCCAGCACAGCGACCATGGCTCAAGGCCACATCAGCCTCCCAGTCACTTCAGGGGTCACAGTGCCAGTCAGAGCTCCAGTCGCCTCCATACCAGCAACCAGAGCCTCAGCCAGGCAGAGGTTAGCTCCTCCTCCCCTGAACAACGAGCCAATCACAGTAGCTTCAGCTCGGAGGTGTACAGCAGTGATTTGGATAGAGGACCTCCAGTTAAACACCACAGCCCGCCCCTGAAAGTAAAAACTGTGGAGGGGTCGTCATCATTGGGGCAAGAGAGACATAGTGAGCTCCAGTACTATATCACCAAG CTTTTGGACTGTTCCCCTGGTGAGCCGTTCCTTGATGCGCAGGTGGCGGCCCTGTCCCAGAGCGCCAGAGGGCCAGCGGGAAGCCCACATTCAGACCCACTGAGCCAGCTGCTCAAGCAGCCCCAGGCCAACACCCAGACCATGCAGCACATTCAGCAGCTCTACAACAACCTGCTCAG GACTGAGTATGAGAAGAACATGGCTGCCGTCCAAAGTAACCTGGACCAGAAGCTTAGCAAGCTGGAGAAGAGTGAG CAGGAGGCAGAGCCACCACAGCCCTGTCCAGTCACAGCCCCGCGGCAACCACAGCAAACCATGGTCAACCGAGTACGCAAGGCCGGACTAGGCCAAGGGAACAGGACAGGGTCAACGAAGGTCACCGCATGGAGATGa